One Chryseobacterium wanjuense genomic region harbors:
- a CDS encoding LIC_10190 family membrane protein, whose amino-acid sequence MVFILLSTFIIVPTLMGFGKIMENLFGSLLGGIAGKIISGILGISLIWTVLAFFIPLNIYVEIPTVLLGMIYFFKDKLYLEFYGFSKKDYSLISIVSLIILFCGSFYPYILDHFGYYVPSIKWLTEFGLIKGISNLDLTLGQMSVWHIFQAGFSNFSDPFLRINSILLIIYTLYIIEKKSWIQLCFVPVLLLFSQSPSPDLPVIIFSLIILNEIVKENKNTSLLFAFSVFVFAMKPTMIWLPIVSFLYSIFIIKSNIKNLIPGIVILLLFFIKNIYAFGYPVFPVSIGDLGVRWKPNPEVLKISSQYAIQKTYDMQYSYEEIQKFSGFDYIKNWLFLDGIKAKINILFIFSLLFFIVFTFIKKNKIISLICISILIKSILVLLFSAQYRFFIDVFFVIFFVIFINYFNQKKSLVIFSALSIIFIGFLTLPNILQTYLPSFKLGNFMGKFEKEQFYKPSTYDYNKFQSYKIGNLKFNVSKKYPYNFDTQLPAISESFIFEDIKANIFPQLIDEKNIKKGFIWKKLNTEEKKEAEKVINSINNSYK is encoded by the coding sequence ATGGTTTTTATTCTGCTTTCTACCTTTATCATTGTTCCAACCTTAATGGGTTTCGGGAAAATCATGGAGAATCTCTTCGGTTCTTTACTGGGAGGAATTGCAGGAAAAATTATATCCGGAATTCTGGGAATCAGTTTGATCTGGACTGTACTGGCTTTTTTTATTCCTTTAAATATATATGTAGAAATTCCTACCGTTTTATTAGGAATGATTTATTTTTTTAAGGATAAATTATATCTGGAATTTTACGGATTTTCAAAAAAAGATTATTCGCTCATTTCAATCGTTTCATTAATTATTTTATTTTGCGGATCTTTCTATCCTTATATATTAGACCATTTTGGATATTATGTTCCTTCTATAAAATGGCTGACGGAATTTGGGCTTATCAAAGGCATTTCAAATCTCGATCTTACTTTAGGGCAGATGTCGGTATGGCATATCTTTCAGGCGGGATTTTCAAATTTCTCCGATCCGTTTTTAAGAATCAATTCAATTTTATTAATAATTTATACCTTATATATAATAGAAAAGAAAAGCTGGATCCAGTTGTGCTTTGTTCCGGTTTTATTATTATTTTCTCAATCTCCAAGTCCAGATTTACCGGTAATCATTTTTTCATTAATTATTTTAAATGAAATTGTAAAAGAAAATAAAAATACTTCTCTCCTATTCGCCTTCTCGGTTTTTGTTTTTGCCATGAAACCTACAATGATCTGGCTTCCGATAGTAAGTTTCCTCTACTCTATTTTCATTATTAAATCAAATATTAAAAATTTAATCCCCGGAATTGTAATCCTCTTGTTATTTTTCATTAAAAATATTTACGCTTTCGGCTACCCTGTTTTTCCGGTATCAATTGGAGATTTGGGAGTTCGTTGGAAACCAAATCCTGAAGTTTTGAAAATTTCTTCTCAATACGCCATTCAAAAGACGTATGATATGCAGTATTCTTACGAGGAAATTCAAAAGTTTTCCGGTTTTGATTATATTAAAAACTGGCTGTTTTTAGATGGAATTAAGGCAAAAATCAATATCCTTTTCATTTTCAGTTTATTATTTTTTATCGTTTTCACTTTCATTAAAAAGAATAAAATCATCAGTTTAATCTGCATTTCAATTCTGATTAAAAGTATTTTAGTTCTATTATTTTCTGCTCAATACAGATTCTTCATCGATGTATTTTTCGTGATTTTCTTTGTAATTTTTATTAATTATTTTAATCAAAAAAAATCACTTGTTATATTTTCTGCTTTAAGTATAATTTTCATTGGGTTTCTTACTTTACCGAATATTCTTCAAACTTATTTACCTAGTTTTAAGCTCGGAAATTTCATGGGGAAATTTGAAAAAGAACAGTTTTACAAACCATCAACTTACGATTATAATAAGTTTCAATCTTATAAAATCGGTAATCTAAAGTTTAATGTTTCAAAAAAATATCCTTATAATTTTGATACCCAGCTTCCGGCTATTTCCGAAAGTTTTATTTTTGAAGATATAAAAGCCAACATCTTTCCACAGCTGATTGACGAAAAAAATATCAAAAAAGGATTTATCTGGAAAAAATTGAACACTGAAGAGAAAAAAGAAGCGGAAAAAGTAATCAATTCTATCAACAATTCATATAAATAG
- a CDS encoding YMGG-like glycine zipper-containing protein has product MKSIVLTGLLSVFLLTACKKDDQVAEKSLEQQKVEFQMRQLEIEKQKLAIEKEKMAYEAQKKADSTVEAQKAKTAAANNSRPEVIRETHTVYRDRPSQSSGNGTYANNGSSASQGTTTTQKKGMSKAAKGTIIGTVGGAAAGAIIAKKNRGLGAVIGGVIGGATGYTIGRAGDRKDGRVQPR; this is encoded by the coding sequence ATGAAAAGTATAGTGCTAACAGGTTTATTGTCCGTATTTTTATTGACAGCCTGTAAAAAAGATGATCAGGTAGCTGAAAAGTCTCTGGAACAACAAAAAGTTGAATTCCAAATGAGACAGCTTGAAATTGAAAAGCAAAAGTTAGCGATCGAGAAAGAGAAAATGGCCTATGAGGCTCAGAAAAAAGCAGATAGTACTGTAGAAGCTCAGAAAGCTAAAACCGCTGCCGCTAATAATTCAAGACCTGAAGTAATAAGAGAAACACATACTGTATATAGAGACAGACCTAGCCAAAGCTCTGGAAACGGAACTTATGCAAATAACGGAAGCTCCGCTTCACAGGGTACCACTACAACCCAGAAAAAAGGGATGAGTAAAGCAGCCAAAGGTACTATTATCGGTACAGTAGGTGGTGCTGCTGCGGGTGCTATTATTGCTAAGAAAAACAGAGGTCTGGGTGCAGTAATCGGCGGTGTGATCGGTGGTGCAACCGGGTATACAATCGGTAGAGCCGGAGATAGAAAAGACGGCCGTGTACAGCCTAGATAA
- a CDS encoding glycosyltransferase family 2 protein: protein MNKASILIANYNNGKYFRDCYESIISQSYENWEVIIVDDCSTDDSVQIIEEIIKNDDRFKLYKNDINKGCGYTKRKCADLATGDFCAYLDPDDALFYYSLECAIDEFNKHNKIIAVYSQLVFCDEKLNPKEIFSKIKQIHNDKYFFNTPIQLSAFFVFKREAYLQTSGINPELKNAVDQDLYLKLLEKGDAKFIEEVLYKYRLHSNGISQQRSKQSAKDSFAKVIHEAMKRRGITKIQNKNVPVHYTNSQEIYNLLDYQTKIPYRLMNKIKATLNI from the coding sequence GTGAATAAAGCATCCATACTAATCGCAAATTATAACAATGGCAAATATTTTAGAGATTGTTATGAATCAATTATTTCACAAAGCTACGAGAATTGGGAAGTAATTATTGTAGATGATTGTTCAACAGATGATTCTGTACAAATTATTGAGGAAATAATAAAAAATGATGATCGTTTTAAATTATATAAAAATGACATCAACAAAGGCTGCGGATATACAAAAAGAAAATGTGCAGACTTGGCTACCGGAGATTTCTGTGCTTATCTGGATCCCGACGATGCCCTTTTTTATTATTCTCTTGAATGCGCAATAGATGAATTTAATAAGCATAATAAGATTATAGCAGTATATTCACAATTGGTATTTTGTGATGAAAAGCTTAATCCGAAAGAGATATTTTCTAAAATCAAGCAGATACACAACGATAAATATTTTTTTAATACTCCTATTCAACTTTCTGCATTTTTTGTTTTCAAAAGAGAAGCTTATCTGCAGACGTCAGGAATCAATCCTGAGTTGAAAAATGCTGTAGATCAGGATCTTTACCTTAAGCTTCTGGAAAAAGGTGATGCAAAATTTATTGAAGAAGTTTTATACAAATACAGACTTCATTCCAACGGGATTTCTCAGCAGAGATCAAAGCAAAGTGCTAAAGATTCTTTTGCAAAAGTAATCCACGAAGCCATGAAGAGAAGAGGCATCACAAAAATTCAGAATAAAAATGTTCCTGTTCACTATACCAATTCTCAGGAAATTTATAACCTCCTCGATTATCAGACTAAAATTCCTTACAGGCTGATGAACAAAATCAAAGCAACACTTAATATTTAA